From Alloacidobacterium dinghuense:
GTCGGAGACGATGAGCAGGGCTTCGAGATTGCGCAGCATCTTGTCGGTGCGCCACTCCTTGGCCAGCTCGACGGCGGAGCGGCCGAGGTTTCCGGCATACTGCTCCAGTTTGGACTCGAAACGGCTGAAGAGCGAGAAAGCATCGGCGGTCGATCCGGCAAATCCGGCGAGGATTTTGTCCTGGTAGAGGCGGCGTATCTTCTTCGCCGAGTGCTTGATGACAGACTCGCCGAGCGTGACCTGGCCGTCGGCGGCCATCACCACGCTGCCGTTACGACGCACGCAGACGACCGTGGTCGAGCGGATCCTGCGACCAGTAGCGGAGTTCAATTCCAAGGGGGAGATGCCACGGGAAGCCGTGGCCGAAGGCAACTTTTGATTCGACATGCTCAGGCTTGAGTATAACGCACCAAAGCCTGAGCATTGACGATCTGCAGCGCTTAGACGCCGGCTTGCTTTGCTGCGAAATCGCCGATTACTGGCAGCTTGAAGTATTCGCCCTTGCTGGCTTTGAGGATGCAGAGCAGCCATACAATGAAAAAGCCGACCGAGATCGCTAGATCCACGAGCAGAAAGAGCACATAAATGAACGGGACGAAGTGCAACACAACGTGCATGATTGTGATGGCAATCCACACGGCGATCCAGGCCACGTGCAACGCAATGCACTGAATCGAATGGAATTTCACCAGCCGCATTCTGTTGTATGGCTCAAGCACCAGGAAAATGATGGCCGGGATGATAGTGATATAAGCAATCGCGGCAGCGGCATTTTCTGACAGTCCGCCGGCTGCGGGAGATACCGGGGCGGCTGCTGGAGCGGCGTACGAACTGGCGCCCACAGGGGTATAACCTGCCGGGGCAGCTGCCGGGCCTCCAGCCGGTGCCGCAGCCAGGGAAGCTCCGCAGAAACCGCAAAATGAAGCTTGAGGGGAGATTTCGTTGTGGCACGAAGGGCATTGCATAGGATTCTCTCCTGAGAGGTCTTAGATTTTCTAAGGATGCTGCGGGGAGAACGTCCTCGGAACGCCCACAAGCATACGCCAGCGTGCGCCTAAAAGAAGACATATTTTTGTATCCGCATCGATAGACACATCCAATAGTGTGGACAGTGGAGAGGCGTTTCAGGCGCTGCATTGGAAAATGTCGCAGGGAAAGTCCGTTAAGACACAGTGTTGTCCGGGCCGGACTGGGGTATCCTGCTCTTAGACGCGGTTATGAACGGATTTTCTCTTCGAGATCCTCAGGTGGTTGGAACATTGGCGGCTGCCACCCTGTGCCTGGGCGGTGTGGCTGTCTATTTTGCGCTGCGGAAGCGCCCTACGGCAGAGGAGATTGAGCGCCAGCGTCGCGAATTCCTGGTGCAAACGGGACGCATCATCGATGGGACGCTTCTCGATATTTCAGAGCTCGATGCAAACGAGGTCGGACGACCCGTCGGTATGCAGCTGATTCTCTATAAATATGAGATCGGCGGCGTGGCTTACGAATGTTCGCAGGATGTGACTGCCCTGTGCGACTTGGTGAATCTTCACGAATGCCGGCTCGGTTTTCCCTGCTCCGTGCGCTACGACACGCACAAGCCTGAGAACAGCATCGTGATTGCTGAGACGTGGAGCGGCCTGCGCGGAACAGCCAGTTCAGCCGCCGCGCGACGGGTGGTTCCCAATCCGCCTCAGTCCTCGACAGCTCCCCTGGCGTGATTTCTGCCATGCCACGCGGCAGTTCGTTGAAGCCTTGATCGTGCGCGGCATACACTAGATTTATGCATGTTCACGGAGCGCCTACAGGCAAGATGCAGCGAGTATTGAAACTCTCGCTGATGGCGACCCTCGCCTACGTGGCGCTTACCTTCATCGCTGGATTGCGGGCTCACTCGCTAGCTCTGATCTCCGAGGCTGGGCACAATGTGTCGGATGCCCTCGCTCTGCTGCTCTCCTTTGTCGCGGTTTACTTCCAGAGCCGCCCTCCCACTGACGCGAAGACCTTCGGCTATCAGCGCGCCGGCGTGCTGGCGGGATTTGTAAATGCGCTTACGCTGATTGTGATTGCGGTCTTTATCGCGATCGAGGCGGTCCATCGCCTAAGCGAGCCGGTACATGTACAGCCACGCCTGATGATGATCGTCGCCGCAGCTGGGGTGCTGATGAACGGTGTGATTGCCGCTCTTTTGTGGCGCGTGAATTCGGATGTGAATATTCGAAGCACGTTTATTCACATGCTGGGGGATACTCTTTCAACGGCTGCTGTGATCGTTGGCGGTGCGGCGATTCTGTGGACGGGACAATCGTGGATCGATCCGGTGCTTTCTCTGGCGATTGCTGCGTTGATTATCTGGTCCTCGCTGTCCATCGTGCGGGAAACGCTGAATATTCTCCTGGAAGGTACGCCGCGCGGTATTTCGCTATCCGATATTCGGGAGACCCTGTGCAGGATTTCCGGCGTCGAGGATGTGCATGATCTGCACGTCTGGAGTCTCGGATCGCAGACGCACGCTCTGGCCAGCCATGTGACGATTCCTGATATTCCACCTTCAGAAAGCGCCCGGATTCTCGAGCAGATCAAGACGACGCTGCATGATCGTTTTCACATTACTCACACGACGATTCAGTTTGAGAATGTGGATTGCGAAGTGGCGCATGGATGCGTGATGACAGTGGAGGAAGTGCAGATGCATGCGCATGGCCACGGACATCATGGCCATAGTCATTGATGCTTACCGTTTCTTAGCTGTCTTGTGGTTTATCCGGCTGCGTGTTATAGATCTCTTCTGCCCGTTCCAGGGTATCGATCTCACTCACTGGCTTGTCTATTCTGATTCGTAGAATGCGGGGGAAACGCAACGCGAAGCCGCTGTCATGGCGGTCGGAGCGCATGATGTTATTGAAGGCAACTTCAAGAACGATCAGAGGTTCGACCGTACGAAACCCGCCAAAGTCTTCGAGCGTGTGTTCCTTGAAGAACGCCGTAAGCTCATCAATTTCGGCATCCGTGAGGCCGGAGTAGGCCTTGCCGATATTCTTCAGTTCATCGCCATCTCGCACCGCGAAGGTATAGTCACTCAGCACTCCTACTCGGCGACCGTGACCGTATTCCGCGCCGGTGACTACCACATCGAGGGTAGCCAGTTCGCGCTTCAGCTTAAGCCATGCGAGGCCGCGCCGCCCGGGCTGATAGATGCTGAGTCGCGCTTTCAGCATGACGCCTTCGTTGCCTCGCGCGCGCGCTTCTGTATAGGCGCGGTTAAGCTGTTCAGCACTCCGTAGTTGCACAGCCGGAGCGAGGATCAGGCGAGGAAAATGATCATTCGTATCATCGACGAAGAGATCCGCCTGCCCCCTCTGAACACAGTTCATCGTCGCTGTTTCATGGCTTTCAGTGAACTGTTCAAGTGCGCTCCTGCGTTCGCTAAGAGGACGCTCCAGCAGGAGTTCTTCCTTCAAGTAAAGAAGATCGAATGCGACGAAAACGACAGGCGTTCGCTCCCGCATCTCTCGTGAGACGCGCTTTCGCCCGAGCCGTTGCTGTAACGAGGTGAAAGGCAGAGCACGT
This genomic window contains:
- the hslV gene encoding ATP-dependent protease subunit HslV, producing the protein MSNQKLPSATASRGISPLELNSATGRRIRSTTVVCVRRNGSVVMAADGQVTLGESVIKHSAKKIRRLYQDKILAGFAGSTADAFSLFSRFESKLEQYAGNLGRSAVELAKEWRTDKMLRNLEALLIVSDPHQTFLLSGSGDVIEPDEGIAAIGSGGSFALASARALYENTDLSARDIAEKSLKIAGQICIYTNDKITIEELHA
- a CDS encoding zinc-ribbon domain-containing protein — translated: MQCPSCHNEISPQASFCGFCGASLAAAPAGGPAAAPAGYTPVGASSYAAPAAAPVSPAAGGLSENAAAAIAYITIIPAIIFLVLEPYNRMRLVKFHSIQCIALHVAWIAVWIAITIMHVVLHFVPFIYVLFLLVDLAISVGFFIVWLLCILKASKGEYFKLPVIGDFAAKQAGV
- a CDS encoding cation diffusion facilitator family transporter; its protein translation is MQRVLKLSLMATLAYVALTFIAGLRAHSLALISEAGHNVSDALALLLSFVAVYFQSRPPTDAKTFGYQRAGVLAGFVNALTLIVIAVFIAIEAVHRLSEPVHVQPRLMMIVAAAGVLMNGVIAALLWRVNSDVNIRSTFIHMLGDTLSTAAVIVGGAAILWTGQSWIDPVLSLAIAALIIWSSLSIVRETLNILLEGTPRGISLSDIRETLCRISGVEDVHDLHVWSLGSQTHALASHVTIPDIPPSESARILEQIKTTLHDRFHITHTTIQFENVDCEVAHGCVMTVEEVQMHAHGHGHHGHSH